The genomic stretch AATTATTCCGTAGCAAGTATGCGACAGGCTTTGAGGAACCAGAACTTCAAAATACTCTTTTTGATGGAATAAATATTAAAAGTTTAGAACCAAAACTTGCCCTAATTCCTGAGAGTTATCCCGCAGATTATGCCCATCAACTTTTATCTCATACTCAAGCATTAGCCGATTATTTAGAACAAAAGAAACGTATTGCAAATGATCCTTTAGGAGAAGAACTAGACCAAGAGCAACTCATCAATTTAAGAAACTTTACACAAAAAACTGATGATTTGTTTGCCAAACTTATTGTGAAAGTTGCCAACCATTATCAGACAGCTCAGATGGTACCTGTAGTTAAAGCATCTCCATTTGAGCAATCAAATGAAAATCCACAACATTTGAAATCTCAACATCATAAAGGCACTGGTTCAGGCGTGATTAAGCTCATTATTTTAACCATTATTATTTGTGCTTTGGCTTATTATTTTGGACTTTAAAGATTAAAGTTCCCATTGATAAAGTAACTCTGTTATTTCGGGACCGAACTCAAGTAGTTCGGTTTCCCCAATTAATTTAGCTCCCATTTTTTCGTAGAAGAAACGACTTCGATTTTTATTAAAAACTTCTACGCGAATAAAACTGTATCCTTGATTTAAAGCGCATTGGTAGAACTTTTGAAATAACTTACGTCCCGTGCCTTGCTTTTGAACTTCTTTTAAAAGATAAAAAGCAAGAATTTCAGCAATATTATTTTCTGGGTTTAAATAACCATCGAGAAAGCCTTTCACTGCCCCATTTTCAGTATAGACAAATAACTTATGATCAGGGCTTTTGGCTATTTCTTTCCATAATAACTCCTTATCTAGGACTTTAAGCTCATCTAATATTTCTCGCTTAATTATACCTGTATAGGTTTCTTTCCACCCCTGTACATGTACTTCTGCAATAGATAATGCATCGTTAAGTGATGCTATACGAATATCCATGTCATTTAATATTTTCAATTCACTTCCCTCATGTCACTACTTTTAAAGTGAAGCATTGATTAGTCTCACACCAACCTACTCAGTTAAAAGTAGCTCTCGAACATGCATTAAAGCAAAACCCAACAAATTTAGTCCTTGCCATAGAGATGGATCTTGAATATGTGGATGGTCTTGCGCCATACCAATTCCCCAAATTTTATCGACTGGAGATGCTTCAACTAAAATACGGTCTTTCGTTGCTAATAAGAATTTTTTCAATTCAGTATGCTGAGAGAATTTAGCAGAGTTCGCTTGCACCACGATGTCAAAACGCTTTTCTTGCCATATCTGTTCCTCATAATTACGTACTTTGCGACCTAGCTGTTTCGCCTCATTAGGATGTTTAACTTGCAAAATCCGTGCAAAAATTTCTTCATCATTAAATATTTTTGCTTTTTGCGCCATCATATAGTGTTCAGCAGTAAAGTACTCGATACCCTCTAGTTCAAATTGCGCAGGAAACCACTGGCTAAAACAACTCTTATCAACAATATCAGCTTTCTTAGGAGTATGTCCCCAGAAATATAGATATTTGAACTGGTGACCTTGCTGTACCTTTTGAATTAAATCATTAAGAAATTTTTCGTCTTTCATATTTTATCTCTGATTGTTATCTCTTTTTAAAATAGAACCGCTAAAAATAAAAAAGACCGCTAAAAAGCGGTCTTTCCTTGAATCTCTAAGCTTATGCAGCTAATGCACCTTTAGCTTTTTCAGCTAAAGCAGCAAATGCTACTGCATCATGCATAGCGATGTCAGCTAATACGCGACGGTCGATGATCACTTGAGCTTTTTTCAAGCCATCGATCATACGGCTGTATGACAAACCGTTTTGACGAGCACCAGCATTGATACGCGCAATCCATAGAGCACGGAATTGACGTTTCTTTTGACGGCGGTCACGGTAAGCGTATTGACCAGCTTTGATTACCGCTTGGAACGCTACGCGGTAAACGCGTGAACGAGCACCGTAGTAACCTTTAGCGCGAGCAAGAATTTTTTTGTGACGACGATGAGCCACTACACCACGTTTTACACGAGCCATTTATAATCTCCTTAGATGTATGGGCACATACGACGAACTGAATTCATGTCAGAAACATGAACCATTACACAGCCGCGTAATTGACGGATACGTTTAGCAGATTTTTTGGTCAAAATGTGGCGCTTGAATGCTTGTTTGCGCTTAAAACCGTTTGCAGTCGCTTTGAAGCGTTTAGCTGCACCACGGCGAGTTTTTAACTTAGCCATAGTAACCTCTTTTAGGCACCTGTTCGGCGCGATTGCACCATTGCAAAATCGACCTGCAGGTAAGGAAGCGCGTATTTTATAGCATGCTGACTAAAATTAAAACTATTAGTTACTGTTTTTATGAGTGCAAGAAAGACTTTTCCAAATTCAACCGTGCCAACGATATCAATAATAAATAAAGCACCTGTGCTTTTTTCCATTTATAATACGATCAAATTATCAACATACGATATTCCTAATGCAGAAACATGATGCATTTGCTGCCTTACGTTACAGAGATTTCTCAATTGTTACGATTAATCAATTTTGCTTAACTTTAGCAATTCTGATTCAAGAAATTATTGTTGCCTACTCACTCTATCAAATCACCAAAGACCCTTTGACTCTAGGTTTAATTGGACTCGCAGAAGCCATTCCTTTTATTGCTCTTTCTCTTTGGGGTGGCTATTTTGCAGATCGGTTTAATAAACAGATTATTATGAAGATCTGTTTATTTTTTTCGGTTCCTCTTCCTTTAGTGTTGTGGTCGCTGTTCCATCTGCATGGTCTAGGTCATATCAGCGTAAATTTCCTTTCTTGGGGTATTTATGCTGTTATTTTTGGCTTAGGTACTATACGCGGGTTTTATAATCCCTCTGCAACGTCTT from Acinetobacter pittii encodes the following:
- the rplT gene encoding 50S ribosomal protein L20 codes for the protein MARVKRGVVAHRRHKKILARAKGYYGARSRVYRVAFQAVIKAGQYAYRDRRQKKRQFRALWIARINAGARQNGLSYSRMIDGLKKAQVIIDRRVLADIAMHDAVAFAALAEKAKGALAA
- the rpmI gene encoding 50S ribosomal protein L35, whose translation is MAKLKTRRGAAKRFKATANGFKRKQAFKRHILTKKSAKRIRQLRGCVMVHVSDMNSVRRMCPYI
- a CDS encoding NADAR family protein, which produces MKDEKFLNDLIQKVQQGHQFKYLYFWGHTPKKADIVDKSCFSQWFPAQFELEGIEYFTAEHYMMAQKAKIFNDEEIFARILQVKHPNEAKQLGRKVRNYEEQIWQEKRFDIVVQANSAKFSQHTELKKFLLATKDRILVEASPVDKIWGIGMAQDHPHIQDPSLWQGLNLLGFALMHVRELLLTE
- a CDS encoding GNAT family N-acetyltransferase translates to MKILNDMDIRIASLNDALSIAEVHVQGWKETYTGIIKREILDELKVLDKELLWKEIAKSPDHKLFVYTENGAVKGFLDGYLNPENNIAEILAFYLLKEVQKQGTGRKLFQKFYQCALNQGYSFIRVEVFNKNRSRFFYEKMGAKLIGETELLEFGPEITELLYQWEL